One segment of Paraburkholderia sp. PREW-6R DNA contains the following:
- a CDS encoding mechanosensitive ion channel domain-containing protein, whose amino-acid sequence MRKLLHVYCLALLLLGAAPAFAATATHTAPATAASSGAVSLTPDQARQALAVLNDPKRRAQVSDTLQAIAAAGALSAPQPASGASAASAASGASAASGAAALVPAAFQSNGLASQLARQGAHWAAHLGKSLRSSVAALFDTASVRAWWHWQFTNPQARSVLAHVAWSLLAALLPALALEWLARRLLRRAYRALAARRELGDGADAPRTDLPVDVVPPSADAPNAAPPLPVEPVTAAEVKATAQAAPAGTSAAVAAKGKVTEAKGKQSAAHHWTLLQRLPRALLTLVLRLLPLAVLVGAASGLMSIFTDDGTPQDRALDSLIDIYELCRVIVIVSGFFLQPGAPRLRLLRMSDAWAVFVQHWVVRIVSVVGAGSAIAEIAQSLGLNDAAHLALLKVVALVGHVMISILILQCAKPVAQLIRKRAAATRSLEMVGGAFADAWAYFAVFVVMALWFVWALDVQNGYSTLLHLGGISLAVLVGARVVAIVLFGALARLFHVEDEQGDTPKSLVHQHAFRYYPMVRRVISTLIGVITALGLLQVWGVDVVDLFRSGTVGHRLASAIVTIGVAAVLALLVWEGVNVSVEQRLDRWTTSGDLVRAARLRTLLPMLRTGLFCAIALVVVLTGLSEIGVNIGPLLAGASIFGVALGFGSQKLVQDFITGIFLLMENAMQVGDWVTLAGVSGTVEYLSIRTVRLRGGDGSLYTVPFSSVSTVNNTNRGLGNAAVKVSIVFGQDVDRAIDTLKEIGAGLRQDDAFKDGILSDFSFWGVDAVDGSAITLAGQIQCRDSARWGVQREFNRRILDRFTERGIAIANPQRNLLTWDPASVAARVEASQRAGSVNPAAEQVSKPDAAADALSASAKEAGDAPVDDQLPVDPTPAGGPGTPANPGQTSPHE is encoded by the coding sequence ACTGAATGATCCGAAACGCCGTGCGCAGGTCTCCGATACGCTTCAGGCCATCGCCGCAGCCGGCGCGCTGAGCGCGCCGCAGCCGGCTTCCGGCGCATCCGCGGCCTCCGCCGCCTCGGGCGCGTCGGCGGCGAGCGGCGCAGCGGCGCTCGTGCCCGCCGCATTCCAGTCCAACGGACTGGCGTCACAACTGGCGCGTCAAGGCGCGCATTGGGCGGCCCACCTCGGCAAGTCACTGCGCAGTTCGGTTGCCGCGCTTTTCGATACCGCGTCGGTACGCGCGTGGTGGCACTGGCAGTTCACCAATCCGCAAGCGCGCAGCGTTCTCGCGCATGTCGCGTGGTCGCTGCTCGCGGCGCTATTGCCCGCACTGGCGCTCGAATGGCTCGCGCGCCGTCTGCTGCGGCGCGCCTATCGAGCGCTGGCTGCGCGCCGCGAACTGGGCGACGGGGCCGACGCGCCGCGCACCGATTTGCCCGTCGATGTCGTGCCGCCCTCGGCCGACGCACCGAATGCCGCGCCGCCGCTGCCAGTCGAGCCCGTCACCGCCGCCGAAGTCAAGGCCACGGCGCAAGCCGCGCCCGCAGGCACATCCGCAGCCGTGGCCGCCAAGGGCAAGGTCACCGAAGCGAAGGGCAAGCAGAGCGCCGCGCATCACTGGACGCTGCTGCAACGCCTGCCACGCGCACTGCTCACGCTGGTGCTGCGCCTGCTGCCGCTCGCGGTGCTCGTCGGCGCGGCCAGCGGCCTGATGTCGATTTTCACCGACGACGGCACGCCGCAAGACCGCGCGCTCGATTCGCTGATCGACATCTATGAGTTGTGCCGTGTGATCGTGATCGTCAGCGGCTTTTTCCTGCAGCCGGGCGCGCCCCGCCTGCGTCTGCTGCGCATGAGCGACGCGTGGGCCGTTTTCGTCCAGCACTGGGTCGTGCGCATCGTCAGCGTGGTGGGTGCGGGCTCGGCGATCGCGGAAATCGCGCAATCGCTCGGACTGAACGACGCCGCGCACCTCGCGCTGCTCAAGGTCGTGGCGCTGGTCGGCCACGTCATGATCTCGATCCTGATCCTGCAGTGCGCGAAACCGGTCGCCCAACTGATCCGCAAGCGCGCCGCGGCGACGCGCTCGCTCGAAATGGTAGGCGGCGCGTTTGCGGACGCGTGGGCCTATTTCGCGGTGTTCGTGGTGATGGCGCTATGGTTCGTCTGGGCGCTCGACGTGCAGAACGGCTATTCGACGCTGCTGCATCTGGGTGGCATTTCGCTCGCCGTGCTGGTCGGCGCGCGGGTGGTGGCGATCGTGCTCTTCGGCGCGCTTGCGCGCCTTTTCCACGTAGAGGACGAACAGGGCGACACGCCGAAGTCGCTCGTGCATCAGCACGCGTTTCGCTACTACCCGATGGTGCGCCGCGTGATCTCGACGCTGATCGGCGTCATTACCGCACTCGGACTGCTGCAGGTGTGGGGCGTGGACGTCGTCGATCTGTTCCGCAGCGGGACGGTCGGCCATCGCCTCGCGTCGGCTATCGTGACGATCGGCGTCGCGGCGGTGCTTGCACTGCTGGTGTGGGAAGGCGTGAACGTGTCGGTGGAACAGCGCCTCGACCGCTGGACCACGAGCGGCGACCTCGTGCGCGCCGCCCGTTTGCGCACCCTGCTGCCGATGCTGCGCACCGGCCTCTTCTGCGCAATCGCGCTCGTGGTCGTGCTGACTGGCCTGAGCGAGATCGGTGTCAACATTGGGCCGCTGCTCGCGGGCGCGAGCATTTTCGGCGTCGCGCTCGGTTTCGGCTCGCAAAAGCTCGTGCAGGACTTCATCACGGGGATTTTCCTGCTGATGGAAAATGCGATGCAGGTCGGCGACTGGGTCACGCTCGCGGGCGTGTCCGGCACGGTCGAATACCTGTCGATCCGCACGGTTCGGCTGCGTGGCGGCGATGGCTCGCTGTACACCGTGCCATTCAGTTCGGTGTCGACGGTCAACAACACCAATCGCGGCCTGGGCAATGCGGCGGTGAAGGTCAGCATCGTGTTCGGTCAGGACGTGGACCGCGCGATCGACACGCTCAAGGAAATCGGCGCCGGCCTGCGCCAGGACGACGCGTTCAAGGACGGCATTCTGTCGGACTTCAGTTTCTGGGGCGTGGACGCGGTGGACGGTTCGGCGATCACGCTGGCCGGCCAGATCCAGTGCCGCGACAGCGCACGCTGGGGCGTGCAGCGTGAATTCAACCGGCGCATTCTCGACCGCTTTACCGAGCGCGGCATCGCGATCGCGAACCCGCAGCGCAATCTGCTCACGTGGGACCCGGCAAGCGTGGCGGCTCGTGTCGAAGCAAGCCAACGCGCGGGGTCGGTGAACCCGGCGGCGGAACAGGTATCGAAGCCCGACGCGGCAGCGGACGCATTGTCAGCATCGGCCAAGGAGGCCGGTGACGCGCCAGTGGACGATCAGTTGCCGGTGGATCCAACCCCTGCGGGCGGTCCGGGCACGCCCGCCAATCCGGGCCAGACCTCGCCACACGAGTAA